The sequence GCTGTGCCGCAGCGCCGTTCGGCAGATCTCGCGCCGGCTCGGCTACGAGGCCACCTTCATGTCCCGGCCGCAGGGGGCGGAAACCGCCTCCACCGGCTGGCATCTGCACCAGTCGCTGACCTCGGCAGTCTCCGGCGAACCGGTGTTCGTCCCGCCGAACGGCACCGGGACGCTGTCGCCGGTGGCGACGCACTATCTGGAGGGCATCCTCACCCACGCCCGGGCGGCGGCCGCGTTCAGCACCCCGACGGTCAACGGGTACAAGCGCTACCAGGCCTATTCGCTGGCGCCGGACCGGGTGGCCTGGGGCATCGACAACAAGGGCGCCATGGTGCGTGCGGTCGGTGGGCCGGGCGATCCGGCGACCCGGCTGGAGAACCGCTCCGGCGAGCCCTCCGCCAACCCGTACCTGTACATCGCCTCGCAGCTGGTGAGCGGGATGGACGGGCTGGAGCGGAATCTGGAACTGCGCGCCCCGACCGGCAATCCGTACGAGAACGAGGCCCCCCGCCTACCCCGTTCCCTCGGCGAGGCGGTGGACGCGCTGGAACAGGACCAGGTCTTCGCCGACGCCTTCGGGGCCGACGTGATCAGCTGGTACAGCGCGATCAAGCGCAGCGAGTTCGATCGCTACCTGATGCACGTCTCCGACTGGGAGCAGCGCGAATACCTCGGGATGTTCTGACCCACCGGCCCTCAACCTTTCGTGATCATGCAAAGTGTCCCCGAAGATCGGGAACTCGCACTCTCGTAGTTCTCCGGCTTCGGGGACACCGGGCCTGATCACCCAGGGGTGGGGGTCACTAGGCTTCTCCGGGTGGACGACGTTGCATCCCTGGGATTCCGTACCGACCTGGTGTTGCGCCGGCTGGGTGGGTCGCTGGTCTCCGACCGCGGGTCTCACCTGGTCGTGCGGACACCGGAGAACCCCGGCTACTGGTGGGGGAACTTCCTGCTGCTGCGGGAGCAGCCCGGGGTGGGGGAGTGGCCCGGCTGGGTGGCCGAGTTCGAGCGAGAGTTCCCGGGCGCCGACCACATCGCCCTCGGCCTCGACGGGGTGGACGGCGCCGTCCCGGACCCGGAGGGTGCCGCCGCGCTCGGCCTGGAGGTGATGGTCGACGCCGTGCTGACCGCCACGGAACTGACCCCACCGGCGCCCGCCGATCTGCTGATCCGCCCACTCGAGAGCTCCGACGACTGGCACAGCATGGCGCTGCTGCGGTTGTCGCTCGAGGAGTCGTCGGCCGACGACCACGCCGAGTTCGTCCACCGCAAGGCGGCGGAGTACCGGCAGATGACGCAGGCCGGCCACGGAGTCTGGTTCGGCGCCTTCGTCGACGGTGAGATGCGCTGTGGTGCAGGGCTGTTCACCGACGGCAGCGGCGTGGCCCGCTTCCAGAACGTCGAGACCCACCCGGCCTACCGCCGCCGCGGCCTGGCCTCCACCCTGGTGCATCGCCTGGGCGAGTGGGGCCTGTCCTCCATGGGCGCCGAAAAGCTGGTGATCGTCGCCGATCCCGGCTACCACGCGATCGGGATGTACCGGGCCCTGGGATTCGAGGACGCCGAACACAAGATCCAGGCGCAGCGGCCCCCGAGCGGGTGAGTACCTTCATGGGCGGTCGCCCACCCATGAAGGCCCTCCCTCAGGACGCCTGGACGACGGACTGCACGCCCAGGGCGATGAAGATGAACGCCATGCAGAACATGGCGACACCGAGAACCATCAGGAGATAGAGGAATTCGCGCCACATCACACACGCGACCCCGCCGAGCAGCAGACAGACCAGGAAGAGGTTGCTCATCGGGCACCCCTCCGGATCGGTCTCAACGAGTCGGCCCGGGAACTGAACCGGTAAAGATCAGTCCCCTTCGTCGATATCAGCCTCTGTTCAGTTGAGAGGACTGGAGTACAGTTAGTCATTGCGTGCTCCCCAGTGGAGTTCAGCTGGGCCCAGGTGTTGCAGCACCTTCGGGCCCAGCGCTTTGTTCGAGAGCCCTCAGACGTCGGTCAGTCATGAACCGGCGCCGGGCAGTTGATCTCGGCCGGTCGGGCCGCGCACCACCTCCCTCGGAGGCGGGGTGCTGGAGTCCATCGTGCAGTGGACACTGATGGCCTAGATCTACCGATACCCCGCTAATTCACATAGTGCGTTGTAGTCTTGCGGAGAGCAAGGTTCAAATCGGCGCATTGCAGACTGAAGGCCTACCAAACGCAAGTTGCGCACACGAAGAGTGATTGACGCATACGTTCGGTTCAGGGGGCGAGACCTTTGAGCGTGCCCAACAACCCATTGGTCAGCAAGGTGGAGCTGGCCAGCACCCTGCGGCAGTTACGGCTGGAGGCCGGCAAGACGCTGGAAGACGCCGCCGACGTCCTCGAGGTGTCAACGGCAACGATCAGCCGCATCGAGACGGGTGGGCGCATCCCCCGGGCCCGCGACGTCCGGGAGCTGTGCCGGTACTACGGTCTGCAGAATGACGACCGGATTGCGGAGCTGGCGGCTCTGGTCGCGGGCGCACGGGCGTCAGGGTGGTGGGAGGAGTACGAGGTGATCGATGAAAAATACGGCACATTCATCGGATATGAAGAAGCTGCAACCCGGATCGAGCAGTTCGAGAACACCACCATGCCGGCTCTGCTGCAGACGCGTTCATATGCCTGGCACTACTTTCGTGACGTAGTGCGCCTCTATTGGAAATCCATTCCAACGGATCGGCAGAACAATGAGCGAATCGATGTCCGTGAACTCCGCCGTAGTCATCTGACGGCCCGGGCCGGTTCCGTGGACTACAGCGTCATTCTGGATGAGGCTGTCCTGATGCGAATTGTCGGAAGCGTTGCGGTGATGCGGGAGCAGATTCAATGGCTCATCAGTGCCGCTCAGGAGTCATGGGTCTCAGTCTATGTTCTCCCCATGGATAAAGGTGCGGTGGCCGGTCCGGTGGGCCCCTTCACCGCCTTGACGCTCCCACAGGACGGGGTCACGGACGTTGTCTACACAGATACGTTGCGAGGACAGGATTTCAATCTCAATAAAAGTGAAGTTGACCTGCATAAACGAGTTCTTGCGCACCTCCGGGCGGAGGCGCTTGACGCTTCGGAGTCGATCCAGTTGCTAACCGCGAGGCTGGCTGCCTATCAGGCCTGACGGCGGCGGACTCAGATGGGGACAAAGGGCTTGTCCCGATCCGGGCTTTGTCAGGGATTGATGCTGCTCCACCAGGGTGAAGTATGTTGGCTGCGGGTGCGGTGCCTCGGGCCAGCGCGCCGATGTGAGTACACCTGGCCACGACATGAGGTTGTGGCTGTCATATCGGGGGTCACCATGGATGGTCAGGGCATGAATAAGAGTGTTTCGGTCGATGCCGATCTGGAATGGACGAAGTCCTCGTTCTCCGGAATCAACGGTTGTGTTGAAGCTGCGCTTGCGCCCGATGGATCTATTTTGATCAGAGATTCTAAGAACCCGACTGGTGGCCACCTTTCGTATAATGAATTCGAATGGCGTTCGTTTCTGGCGGGGCTGTCCCGGGGTGAGTTTGATTTCCTCCTGCCGCGCAACGAGTAGTTTCCTCACGTGAACTCCTCGGCGGAGGAGACATGCGAATGGCACTCTCCTCCGCCGGCAATAGGCAGGCGATCGAACGTCGCTTACCCTTGCGCTTGGGAGTCGGGGCTCTGTACGGGATGGGGGAGCCCCGGTGCGGAGGGTGGAGTGATCATGGAAAACCTTGATCTTGCGGGTCTGGTCTGGCGTAAATCGTCGTTCTCCGGACTGAACGGTTGTGTCCAGATGGCATCGTTGCCCGATGGTTCCGTGGTACTCCGGGATTCGAAAAGGCCGAACCTGGGGATACTGCTCTGCGCATCTTCGGCCTGGGCGGCCCTTCTGGAGGCGGGTCGCTCCGGGGAACTGGACGTTCTGAGCGGTCGCTGACGGGGGTCCTGCCACTCCCTGTCTCCACAGGGCCGTCCCACGCAGAGCGGTGCGGCCCGAGGATCGGGGCATGGACATCACATCTCGCACCGTTCTCATGGTCGGCGGCACCTCAGGCATCGGTCTGGAGCTGGCCCGGCGGTTCCGGGCGGCCGGCAGCAGTGTCGTCATCGGGGGCCGGCGCGCGCAGAGGCTTGCCGAGCTGGCCTCGGAAGCGTTCGGCACGGTCGACATCGACGTGACCGATCCGGCGCCGGTTCTGAGCGCCCGCGACGCCCTGCTCACCGGGCATCCTGACCTCGACGTGGTCGTGACGATGTCGGGCGTGCTGCTGATCGAGGATCTTCGCGATCCGGCCCACTTCGAGACGGCCACGACCACCATCGAGACCAACCTGTACGGCACCATCCGCGTCCTCGATGCCTTCACCCCGCACCTGATTGGCCGCGGCGCGGGCACATTCGTCACGGTCAGCTCGGGGATCGGGTTCCTGCCCTTCCCCCCCCGATGCCGACCTATGCCGCGTCCAAGGCCGCGGTGCACGCGTACTCCGAGGCCCTGCGGGTAGCCAATTTCGCGGACGAGGTGATGGAACTGCTCGCCGTCGAGCCCACACCGCACGAGGTACTGGTGAAGGGTGTGCTCAGGCACCGCTGGGCCGAGCGCGACGGTACCTACGCCGACCTGGTCGCCCAGCGCTCGCAGGCCCTGTCGATGCTGCCGGGCCGGTGACGCCGTCAGGGACGCGCCGGGGCCGGACGGGTGGCCGGCGTCTGGTGACCGCCTGCGTGCACCAGCTGGGCGAGGAGGGTCAGGGCCGCGGCCGACGGTGAACCGGCCGGGGCGGTGCACGTGACGAGGACCTGGCTGGGCGACTGCAGGGACCGCAGCGACTGCTGGGTGACCGTCAGCGTGCCGACCAGCGGATGCTGCAGCTCGTAGTCGGCCGTGGCGCACGGCTGCACGCGGTGATCGGCCCACAGCCGGGCGAAGTCCGGGCTGGACATCGACAGGTTGCCGACCAGAGAGGCGAGCACCGGATCGTCCGGATGCTGCCCCGCCACCACGCGCAGGTTCCCCACCACGGCTCGGGCCTTGACCGGCCAGCAGGTGTAGAGCTCCCGGTGGTGCGGGTCGGTGAAGATCAGCTCGACCATGTTCGGGCGGGAGCCGGGTGTCTGCGGGGCGGTCAGCGGCACGTCCCCGGCCAGCAGGGCGTGGCCCATCGCGTTCCACGCCAGCACGTCGCTGCGCCGTCCGAGCACGATCGCGGGCACGTCGCCGAGCACAGCCAGCAGGTCGGCCAGGGCCGGGTCGACGTGCTCGGCCGGGGGGCGCTTCGGTGCCGTGCGGCGCCGGGTACCCGCAGCCAGAGCGCTCAGATGCTGACGTTCGGCGTCGGTGAGGCGCAATGCCCCGGCGATCGCGTCGAGCACCTCCGGGGACGCGTTCCGTGACTGCCCCTGCTCCAGGCGGGTGTAGTACGACGCGCTGACCCCGGCGAGCAGGGCCAGTTCCTCACGGCGCAGCCCGGCCACCCGGCGGCGCTCCCCGTAGGTGGGCAGCCCGATGTCCTCCGGGCTGACGCGGGAGCGCCAGGCCCGCAACGCTTCGCCGAGCGATCCCGGGGAGTCATGACTCATGGCACCAGCATCGCTCCCGCCGGGCCGGGTTGCCTATCCCGGCCAGGGGTACCCACACGCCGGTCTGGCTGCCGACCGCCCGGGGGCTGCACAGTCGTCATCAGTCGTCATCAGTCGTCATCGCGGAACTTCCGCTGACCCGGCCCCCAGGAGACTTTCGTGAACAGCCCCGCCGTGACCGACGTCCACCAGCTAGTTTTCGGTGACGTCACCGTGACCCGCGTGATCGAGAGCGCCGGTGACCTGTACATGACGCCCTCGCAGTTCTTCCCGAACTCGCAGCCGCACATGTGGGAGAACCCGGGCATCTGGAACGCGCCGGAGTTCCTCATCCCGGGCGGTGAATCGGTGCACGAGCACACTCACCGGGTCGCGATGCAGACCTGGGTCATCCGCAGTGCCGGAAAGGTCGTCCTCGTCGACACCGGCGTCGGCAACGACAAGGAGCGCCCCTACGTGCCCCTGTGGTCGCACCTCGACAGCGATTTCCTGAACCGGCTGGCCTTCGCCGGGGTACGACCCGAAGACGTCGACGTGGTGGTGAACACCCACATCCACCCCGACCACACCGGCTGGAACACCGTGCTGCGTGACCGCGCCTGGACCTCCACCTTCCCGCACGCCACCTACTACATGACCACCGAGGACCTGGAGTTCTGGAACCCGGCCAACGGGCACCCCAGCGTGCTCGGCCCGGCCGCGCAGAACATGTGGGAGGACAGCATCGCCCCGATCCTGGCCGCCGGTCAGGTGAAGCAGTGGAGCGGCACCGAGCGGATCGACGAGAACCTCGTGCTGGAAGCAGCTCCCGGCCACACGCCCGGCTCCTCGATCCTGCGCCTGACCTCCGGGGACGAGGAGGTTCTCTTCATCGGCGACATCCTGCACACCCCGCTCCAGGTCGGCGAACCGGCCGTGAACAGCTGCTTCTGCCAAGACCCGGACCTGGCCGTGCAGACCCGCCGAAGGGTGTTCACCGAGGCCGCGGCCAACGGAACTCTCATGTTCCCGGCCCATTTCACCGGCCAGGGCGCTTTCACCGTGAGGGCCGAAGCCGACGGTTTCTCCCTCGACCACTGGGCCCCGCTCACCAGCGCCTGAAACCACCCCTTTCGTCATCACTTCCCGAGGAAATCATCATGCGTAGCATTACCCGCACCATCGCCGGTACCGTCCTCGCCGCAGCCGTTCTCGGATCGGGTGCCATCGGCGCCCAGGCGGCATCGGCACCCATCTCGAAAGCTTCCGTCCAGGTGCACTTCGACCTGAGCGGCGGTCAGATGCCGGAGAACGTCGTCCTGGACCGGAACGGCAGTGTCGACGTCACGTTCGCCGGCAGCCGCCAGGTCGCCCGGATCGACAGCCAGGGCGTCACCCACGTCCTCGCCACCCTCCCGGCACCCAAGGACACCGAGGCCAAGACCCCGGTTCTCGGTTTCCCGCTGGCCACCGGGCTGGTCCGCGACGGTGACACGTTCTACGTCGCCTACGCCACGGGAACCAAGGCCGAGAACGGCATCTGGAAGTTCACCGAGGGCCAGGCCCCGCACAAGATGGCCGATCTGCCGGCCAGTGGTCTGCCCAACGGCCTGACGATGAACCGCGCCACCGGCGTGCTCTACGTCACCGACTCGGTCGGGGGAGCGGTGTACAGCGTCACTCCGGCGGGCGAGGTGAAGGTGTTCGGCCAGGGTGAGGAACTGGCCGCCACCGGGCTCCTGGGCGTGAACGGCGCCAAGATCCGCGGTCAGCGTCTCTACGTCACCAACCTCGACCAGGGCACCGTCCTGAGCAGTCCGCTCACCGGTGCGGGCGCGGGCACGTTCACGACGGTCGCCACCGGTCTGACCGGCATCGACGACTTCGCCTTCACCGGCCGGGGCAACCAGTTCCTGGCCACGATCAACCCGAGCAACGAGGTCGTCCTGGTCAGCGGCAAGGGCACGAAGAAGACCGTACTCACGAAGGACGACGGCCTCTCCAACCCGACGTCGGTCGCGGTCCGCGGCACGACGGTCTACGTGCCCAGCGCCGCCTACACCACCCAGAAAGACCCCAACCTGCTCGTCGCCCATCTCGCCCGGCACTGAGGCGGTCGGTGGTGTCCGGCACTGATCTGCTCGGTGCCGGACACCACCCATCAGGACAGGATCTCGTCATGAGCTCAGTACAGACCACGCTCGGCCGCGTCCGGGGCACCGCCGCCGACGGCGTTCTCGCGTTCCGGGGAATTCCCTACGCCACGAACAGTTCCGGCGCCGACCGGTTCGCTGCACCGATCCCCTTCCCGGCCTGGAGCGGCGAGCGCGACGCGAGAGCCTTCGGCCCGACCTCGCCCCAGCCCGACCGGGGTGGTGCCTTCGACCCCCTCGACCTGACCCCGTTCTTCGGTCCCGGCTGGGTAGCGGGCGATCTTCCACTGACGGTCAATGTATGGACGCCGTCGGTCCCCTCCCACGAGCCCCTCCCGGTGCTCGTGTTCGTGCACGGTGGAGCATTCGTCGCCGGCTCCACCGCAGCCTCGCTCTACGACGGCGCGGCCTTCGCCCGCGCCGGGATCGTGTGCGTGACCGTCAACTACCGGCTCGGGGTACCGGGATGGCTCCATCTTCCCGATGCACCGGCCAACCGCGGGCTCCTCGATGTTCTGGCCGCCCTGCGCTGGGTGCAGCGCGAGATCGGTTCCTTCGGCGGTGATCCGGGTCGGGTGACGCTCGCCGGTCAGTCGGCCGGCGCGATGATCGTGGCCGCGGCCCTCGCCGACCAGCGCTTCGCCGGAACGTTCGGCCAGGCGATCGTGGCCAGCGGCAGCGGCCTGGGCGCCCTCCTGCCCGCGCAAGCCTCGCTGGTCACCGAGCGTGTTGCTTACCACCTTGGGATTGGGCCCACCGCAAGTGATTTTGCCACGATCGACGACGCCACCCTGATCGACTCCCTGTCCTGCCTGACCGGCCTCGACCTGCGACTGCCCGGCGTCCGCCATCCCCTGGCCGGCATCACCCCGTTCGCGCCGGTGCTGGACGAGCAGCCCGCCGTCACCATCGGCGCCGGGAGGGGAATACCGGCAGCACTTCTCCTGGGAGCGACCACCCACGAGGGCAATCTCTACACAGCACCCGTCCCCGGCGGTGAGGCAGAAGCACTCGCCGTCGCCGCGGCCGCCTCGCCCGGAGGCTCCGGACCGGCTGACCCCCCGCACACGAACTGGGACGAGCTGAGATCGGCGATCCTCACCGAGGCGGTGTTCCGGGAAGGCACCCGGGCCCTGAGCGCCGCGTCCGTAGAGGCCCGGAATCCCACGTTCGAGTACGAGTTCACCTGGCCGTCCGCGGCGATCGGCGGAACCCTCGGCGCGGCGCACGGGGTGGACCTGCCGTTCGTGTTCGGCAGGGCCGGTGCCGCGGACCTGCGCGGCGATCGGGGCCTGCTCGGCCCGGAGGGTGGCCCGGCCCGGCTGGAGGCCGAGATGCACGGTGCCTGGATCCGTTTCGTGACCTACGGCAAGCCCGGATGGGATGCTACGGCTGCGGGGTGGCCGACGGTGCGGCGGTTCGGGTGAGGTGCCCGCTCTACAGCGACATCGCCACGAAGCGCCCTTCTTCGGTTGCCTCGATGCTGATGAGCTCTGCTTGGTCCGGGTCCCAGGCAGTTCCGTCGCTGATCCTGGCCATGGCTTCACTGATGCCGATGGTCCTGGTCGCCTCCTCACCCCAGGCACCGAGGAAGAGAGTGATCAGCCCGGCGTCGGCCAGCCTTTTCACGGCCCGGCCTACTTCCGAGCGGTAGGTCTCCAGGGGATATCCGGGATCCGGAACATCGTTTCGGATCTCGATCAGATGGGTTCCTTCCACTGCGTTCCAGAGGGTTTCGCGTTCAATCTTCGTGAAGGTGGGACCAGGCTCGCTAGTCATGACGGTTCTCCGCTCAGGGGATAGCGCTGTTTGGTGCCGTTACGTGAAATCTTGACGTACGGTCCGGCGTGAGTCGGGTCGTTCGCGCCGGGGTAACCGTCATTGATGATGATCTGCTCGCCCTTCCGGGTGGGATGAAACCAGACGTCACCGTTGCCGTCGCGTGATCGGCCCCTGAAGTGCCAGCCGGCTCTCTGAGCGGCGTCGGCGACCTGGGCTTTCGTCGCACCGCGAAGGGACTCGCCGTCGTCGATATCGCGGTTGACCTGGGGGCCGCTGCGCTGGGCGGGAGAGATCCAGGTGCCGAGTGGGCTCTCTTCGGTTCCTGAACAAGACGCTTCTTCGACCTCGGCGGCGAGGTCTTTCTCAACGGTGGCGAGGGCCTCGGCTGATTCCTGAACCTGTTCGATCAGGTCCTGAAGGATGCCGATGAGGTGTTCTTCGCCGGTGGCTTCGAGGAGAGTACGAGCTTCGTGGAGGCGGGTGAGGATGCCGTCGAGGCCTGCCTCGAGTTCGCCGGCTGCGGTGTGGAGGCGTTCTGTAGCGGCGCGCAGACCGGTGTCGTCGCGTATCGGGTGGAGAATTTTGATGCAGCTGTTGATCTGGTCCCGGACGCCCTGAAGTTCACCGGCGGTCTCGGTGAGGTGCTCGGCGGCGGACTCGTAACCCTGATTCAGCCCGACCCAGCCGTGTTCAAGAGCATTGAGGGCCCTGTTCTCCGTTGTGACCACGGCACGTTCGGTGCGGGTGAGGTGTCCTTTCACGGCAGAGGTGAGGGATGTGAGGGCTTCTTCGATCTCATGGGCCCGACCGGTCACGGTTCATAACTATCGGTATAGATCAGGCGCGGCAAGGGGCAATTCACTGGCTTGTTGCTCGATGGGCTCGTGTCACGGCTGCGCGAATTGCGGCAGGCGAGAAGAATTCGTCGTCGTGAGAAGCATCGTGTCGTTCCGGCTGACCAATGAACACGGCGGCACTGCTGCGGCGGTGACCGAGCGGCTCGGAATCCCGGCAACCCGGCTTCTGGAGGCGGGGACGGTCATCTCATCGCGGAATCCCGAGCGCACACGAACGCATTCCGCGTGGATTCTCAGCAGCGCTGTCGAAGCAGAGGACGATGTGCGGCTGCCGGAGATGCTGGAACGGTTACTGCACCAGCTCGAGCCGGTCACCGCGATGCTGTGGGATCTCGAGCGCGAGGGGTACGCGGCTCATTGGCTGGGCATGCTCGATGTCCGGGACGGTGAGAATGCTACGGAGCTGACCCCGTGATGTTCTCCTGCGCCTGACCGCCCTGCCGGGTGACCTGTGGCTCGATGTCTACCGCGACGACGAGGACTGATCCGGCGTCTTGGCGATGAAGCAACAGTCTCCGCCGGTCGACAGAGCCGGGACCCAGAAAGTGCGAGGTGCTACGGACGGTCGTGTCCTCCCGGCTCACGCCGCACGGTCAGCTTGGTAACGACTGAAAAATTCTGTCCATGGCTTCGCGGTCGGTGGTTCCGCTGACACGGATAGCCCAGTTCCCGCCCACGCCCCCGGCGCCAGACTGATCGAGCAGCCCGGACTGGCCTTGAGCTCCGTTGAGCCAGGCGGACGCTTCTTCGCCCGTTCTGAAGGTGCGGAATTCTATGAAGGTTCCGTTCGCAAGGGTGCATTCGCCGGAACTCATACTGCCACCGGGCATCTGGGCGGGGTGGAAGACATCGAGGCAGCCGACGTGCTCAGCCATGAACCTCGCTGATGGATAG is a genomic window of Kineosporia sp. NBRC 101731 containing:
- a CDS encoding MBL fold metallo-hydrolase — protein: MNSPAVTDVHQLVFGDVTVTRVIESAGDLYMTPSQFFPNSQPHMWENPGIWNAPEFLIPGGESVHEHTHRVAMQTWVIRSAGKVVLVDTGVGNDKERPYVPLWSHLDSDFLNRLAFAGVRPEDVDVVVNTHIHPDHTGWNTVLRDRAWTSTFPHATYYMTTEDLEFWNPANGHPSVLGPAAQNMWEDSIAPILAAGQVKQWSGTERIDENLVLEAAPGHTPGSSILRLTSGDEEVLFIGDILHTPLQVGEPAVNSCFCQDPDLAVQTRRRVFTEAAANGTLMFPAHFTGQGAFTVRAEADGFSLDHWAPLTSA
- a CDS encoding helix-turn-helix transcriptional regulator, whose amino-acid sequence is MSHDSPGSLGEALRAWRSRVSPEDIGLPTYGERRRVAGLRREELALLAGVSASYYTRLEQGQSRNASPEVLDAIAGALRLTDAERQHLSALAAGTRRRTAPKRPPAEHVDPALADLLAVLGDVPAIVLGRRSDVLAWNAMGHALLAGDVPLTAPQTPGSRPNMVELIFTDPHHRELYTCWPVKARAVVGNLRVVAGQHPDDPVLASLVGNLSMSSPDFARLWADHRVQPCATADYELQHPLVGTLTVTQQSLRSLQSPSQVLVTCTAPAGSPSAAALTLLAQLVHAGGHQTPATRPAPARP
- a CDS encoding DUF397 domain-containing protein produces the protein MENLDLAGLVWRKSSFSGLNGCVQMASLPDGSVVLRDSKRPNLGILLCASSAWAALLEAGRSGELDVLSGR
- a CDS encoding helix-turn-helix transcriptional regulator, with amino-acid sequence MPNNPLVSKVELASTLRQLRLEAGKTLEDAADVLEVSTATISRIETGGRIPRARDVRELCRYYGLQNDDRIAELAALVAGARASGWWEEYEVIDEKYGTFIGYEEAATRIEQFENTTMPALLQTRSYAWHYFRDVVRLYWKSIPTDRQNNERIDVRELRRSHLTARAGSVDYSVILDEAVLMRIVGSVAVMREQIQWLISAAQESWVSVYVLPMDKGAVAGPVGPFTALTLPQDGVTDVVYTDTLRGQDFNLNKSEVDLHKRVLAHLRAEALDASESIQLLTARLAAYQA
- a CDS encoding GNAT family N-acetyltransferase, which encodes MDDVASLGFRTDLVLRRLGGSLVSDRGSHLVVRTPENPGYWWGNFLLLREQPGVGEWPGWVAEFEREFPGADHIALGLDGVDGAVPDPEGAAALGLEVMVDAVLTATELTPPAPADLLIRPLESSDDWHSMALLRLSLEESSADDHAEFVHRKAAEYRQMTQAGHGVWFGAFVDGEMRCGAGLFTDGSGVARFQNVETHPAYRRRGLASTLVHRLGEWGLSSMGAEKLVIVADPGYHAIGMYRALGFEDAEHKIQAQRPPSG
- a CDS encoding carboxylesterase family protein, with translation MSSVQTTLGRVRGTAADGVLAFRGIPYATNSSGADRFAAPIPFPAWSGERDARAFGPTSPQPDRGGAFDPLDLTPFFGPGWVAGDLPLTVNVWTPSVPSHEPLPVLVFVHGGAFVAGSTAASLYDGAAFARAGIVCVTVNYRLGVPGWLHLPDAPANRGLLDVLAALRWVQREIGSFGGDPGRVTLAGQSAGAMIVAAALADQRFAGTFGQAIVASGSGLGALLPAQASLVTERVAYHLGIGPTASDFATIDDATLIDSLSCLTGLDLRLPGVRHPLAGITPFAPVLDEQPAVTIGAGRGIPAALLLGATTHEGNLYTAPVPGGEAEALAVAAAASPGGSGPADPPHTNWDELRSAILTEAVFREGTRALSAASVEARNPTFEYEFTWPSAAIGGTLGAAHGVDLPFVFGRAGAADLRGDRGLLGPEGGPARLEAEMHGAWIRFVTYGKPGWDATAAGWPTVRRFG
- a CDS encoding DUF4279 domain-containing protein, with protein sequence MRSIVSFRLTNEHGGTAAAVTERLGIPATRLLEAGTVISSRNPERTRTHSAWILSSAVEAEDDVRLPEMLERLLHQLEPVTAMLWDLEREGYAAHWLGMLDVRDGENATELTP
- a CDS encoding DUF397 domain-containing protein → MNKSVSVDADLEWTKSSFSGINGCVEAALAPDGSILIRDSKNPTGGHLSYNEFEWRSFLAGLSRGEFDFLLPRNE